One window of Falco peregrinus isolate bFalPer1 chromosome 17, bFalPer1.pri, whole genome shotgun sequence genomic DNA carries:
- the KCTD9 gene encoding BTB/POZ domain-containing protein KCTD9 isoform X2 codes for MRRVTLFVNGSPRNGKVVAVYGTLSDLLSVASNKLGIKATSVYNGKGGLIDDIALIRDDDVLFVCEGEPFIDPQTDGRPHEELTGSHTDWLTLNVGGRYFTTTRSTLVNKEPDSMLAHMFKDKDAWGNKQDHRGAFLIDRSPEYFEPILNYLRHGQLIVNDGINLLGVLEEARFFGIDSLIEHLEIAIKNSQPAEDHSPISRKEFVRFLLATPTKSELRCQGLNFSGADLSRLDLRYINFKMANLSRCNLAHANLCCANLERADLSGSVLDCANLQGVKMLCSNAEGASLKGCNFEDPSGLKANLEGANLKGVDMEGSQMTGINLRVATLKNAKLKNCNLRGATLAGTDLES; via the exons atGAGGCGGGTCACGCTGTTCGTTAACGGCAGCCCCCGGAACGGGAAG GTCGTGGCTGTGTATGGGACGTTGTCAGATTTGCTGTCTGTGGCTAGTAATAAGCTCGGAATAAAAGCAACCAGTGTTTACAATGGAAAAGGTGGACTCATTGATGATATCGCTTTGATTAG GGATGATGATGTTTTGTTTGTCTGCGAAGGGGAACCATTCATTG ATCCTCAAACTGATGGGAGACCTCATGAAGAGCTAACGGGGTCACACACAGATTGGTTAACACTCAATGTTGGAGGCCGATACTTCACCACTACACG GAGCACTTTGGTTAACAAAGAACCTGACAGTATGTTGGCCCACATGTTTAAAGATAAAG ATGCTTGGGGAAATAAGCAAGATCATAGAGGAGCATTCCTAATTGACCGCAGTCCAGAGTATTTTGAGCCAATTTTGAACTATTTGCGTCACGGACAGCTCATTGTAAATGATGGCATTAATTTGCTAG gTGTTTTGGAAGAAGCCAGGTTTTTTGGTATCGATTCACTAATTGAACATCTAGAAATAGCTATTAAG AACTCGCAGCCAGCTGAGGATCATTCTCCCATATCTCGAAAGGAGTTTGTCCGATTCCTGCTGGCAACCCCAACCAAGTCTGAGCTGCGATGTCAG gGTCTCAATTTCAGTGGAGCAGATCTTTCACGTCTGGATCTTCGCTACATAAACTTCAAGATGGCTAACCTAAGCCGTTGCAACCTAGCGCACGCCAACCTGTGCTGCGCAAATCTGGAAAGAGCTGACCTCTCTGGATCCGTGCTTGAT TGTGCAAACCTTCAGGGGGTAAAGATGCTGTGTTCCAACGCAGAAGGAGCATCTCTGAAAGGGTGCAACTTTGAAGATCCTTCAGGCCTTAAAGCTAATTTGGAAG gTGCTAACCTGAAAGGTGTTGACATGGAAGGCAGTCAGATGACAGGAATTAATCTAAGAGTTGCAAcgctgaaaaatgcaaaactaaaaaACTGTAATCTGAGAGGAGCAACGTTGGCGGGAACTGATTTGGAA
- the KCTD9 gene encoding BTB/POZ domain-containing protein KCTD9 isoform X1, producing MRRVTLFVNGSPRNGKVVAVYGTLSDLLSVASNKLGIKATSVYNGKGGLIDDIALIRDDDVLFVCEGEPFIDPQTDGRPHEELTGSHTDWLTLNVGGRYFTTTRSTLVNKEPDSMLAHMFKDKDAWGNKQDHRGAFLIDRSPEYFEPILNYLRHGQLIVNDGINLLGVLEEARFFGIDSLIEHLEIAIKNSQPAEDHSPISRKEFVRFLLATPTKSELRCQGLNFSGADLSRLDLRYINFKMANLSRCNLAHANLCCANLERADLSGSVLDCANLQGVKMLCSNAEGASLKGCNFEDPSGLKANLEGANLKGVDMEGSQMTGINLRVATLKNAKLKNCNLRGATLAGTDLENCDLSGCDLQEANLRGSNVKGAIFEEMLTPLHMSQSVR from the exons atGAGGCGGGTCACGCTGTTCGTTAACGGCAGCCCCCGGAACGGGAAG GTCGTGGCTGTGTATGGGACGTTGTCAGATTTGCTGTCTGTGGCTAGTAATAAGCTCGGAATAAAAGCAACCAGTGTTTACAATGGAAAAGGTGGACTCATTGATGATATCGCTTTGATTAG GGATGATGATGTTTTGTTTGTCTGCGAAGGGGAACCATTCATTG ATCCTCAAACTGATGGGAGACCTCATGAAGAGCTAACGGGGTCACACACAGATTGGTTAACACTCAATGTTGGAGGCCGATACTTCACCACTACACG GAGCACTTTGGTTAACAAAGAACCTGACAGTATGTTGGCCCACATGTTTAAAGATAAAG ATGCTTGGGGAAATAAGCAAGATCATAGAGGAGCATTCCTAATTGACCGCAGTCCAGAGTATTTTGAGCCAATTTTGAACTATTTGCGTCACGGACAGCTCATTGTAAATGATGGCATTAATTTGCTAG gTGTTTTGGAAGAAGCCAGGTTTTTTGGTATCGATTCACTAATTGAACATCTAGAAATAGCTATTAAG AACTCGCAGCCAGCTGAGGATCATTCTCCCATATCTCGAAAGGAGTTTGTCCGATTCCTGCTGGCAACCCCAACCAAGTCTGAGCTGCGATGTCAG gGTCTCAATTTCAGTGGAGCAGATCTTTCACGTCTGGATCTTCGCTACATAAACTTCAAGATGGCTAACCTAAGCCGTTGCAACCTAGCGCACGCCAACCTGTGCTGCGCAAATCTGGAAAGAGCTGACCTCTCTGGATCCGTGCTTGAT TGTGCAAACCTTCAGGGGGTAAAGATGCTGTGTTCCAACGCAGAAGGAGCATCTCTGAAAGGGTGCAACTTTGAAGATCCTTCAGGCCTTAAAGCTAATTTGGAAG gTGCTAACCTGAAAGGTGTTGACATGGAAGGCAGTCAGATGACAGGAATTAATCTAAGAGTTGCAAcgctgaaaaatgcaaaactaaaaaACTGTAATCTGAGAGGAGCAACGTTGGCGGGAACTGATTTGGAA